A section of the Nitrospirota bacterium genome encodes:
- a CDS encoding NUDIX domain-containing protein — protein sequence MSEELLDVVDEDGRTIKTLARTRIHGNPSLMHKVVHALVFDKDNRLILQKRSMNKDVAPGRWDTSVGGHVNAGESIDEALSREMEEELGITSCSPEFLYTYIHSNPYETELVYTFSCIYDGKIKFQHDEIDEVRSWSLDDIRSSIGKGIFSDNFEHEIRMYLKNKLYLKI from the coding sequence ATGAGCGAAGAGCTTTTAGATGTTGTAGATGAGGATGGAAGGACGATAAAGACACTTGCGAGAACCAGGATACACGGCAACCCTTCGCTGATGCACAAAGTTGTTCACGCGCTTGTCTTTGATAAGGATAACCGGCTCATTCTGCAGAAACGGTCGATGAATAAAGACGTTGCCCCGGGGAGATGGGACACCTCTGTCGGCGGACATGTCAATGCCGGAGAGTCCATAGATGAAGCGCTCAGCCGTGAGATGGAAGAAGAGTTAGGCATAACCTCATGCAGCCCGGAATTCCTTTATACATACATCCACTCAAATCCTTACGAGACAGAGCTTGTATATACATTTTCATGTATCTATGACGGTAAGATAAAGTTTCAACATGACGAGATAGATGAGGTGCGTTCATGGAGCCTTGACGATATCAGAAGCAGTATCGGCAAGGGGATCTTCAGCGATAATTTTGAGCATGAGATAAGGATGTACTTAAAGAATAAACTTTATCTGAAAATCTGA
- the queF gene encoding NADPH-dependent 7-cyano-7-deazaguanine reductase QueF has protein sequence MKYGEKNIAKARFQRWPNPNPEKDYTIEISSCEFTCLCPRSGYPDFAAIRVNYVPDKYIVELKSFKLYLNRFRNEGISHESVTNKIFDDLKKLLKPRQLEVVGDFNPRGNVKTVIRVASEKK, from the coding sequence ATGAAATACGGTGAAAAGAATATAGCAAAGGCAAGGTTTCAAAGATGGCCCAATCCCAATCCTGAAAAGGATTACACGATTGAAATAAGTTCGTGCGAATTCACCTGCCTCTGCCCGCGCTCAGGCTATCCTGATTTCGCGGCCATAAGAGTTAACTATGTTCCGGATAAATATATAGTTGAGCTGAAATCATTCAAGCTGTATCTCAACAGGTTCAGGAATGAGGGGATATCACACGAATCTGTTACAAATAAGATATTCGATGACCTGAAGAAACTCCTGAAACCAAGGCAGCTTGAAGTGGTCGGGGACTTTAATCCGAGAGGAAATGTTAAGACAGTGATAAGGGTAGCAAGCGAAAAGAAATAA
- a CDS encoding glycosyltransferase family 2 protein encodes MKTAVIIPALNEEETLPKVLADIPRDIVNEVIVVDNGSSDRTAAIAKDWGATVLFESRRGYGYPCLRAIGYLKTAPPDVVVFVDGNYSDHPSEIPKLVRPIQKDGYDLVLGSRVLGECEKGALRPPVLFGNWLATTLMRLFYGFRYTDLGPFRAIKFDKLLTLDVRDNLGWTLEMQIKAVKKRYRILEVPVSYRKGEGKSKLTGNIKGIFKVGFKILWNIFKYLFTDR; translated from the coding sequence ATGAAGACCGCTGTCATAATTCCGGCGCTGAATGAAGAAGAGACCCTTCCGAAAGTCCTTGCGGACATACCTCGTGACATAGTGAACGAGGTAATCGTTGTTGATAACGGGAGCTCTGACAGGACCGCTGCCATAGCAAAAGATTGGGGCGCTACAGTGCTCTTTGAGTCAAGAAGAGGCTATGGCTACCCATGCCTCAGGGCGATCGGATACCTGAAGACAGCGCCGCCTGATGTTGTTGTATTTGTTGACGGCAACTACAGCGACCATCCTTCAGAGATACCAAAACTTGTCAGGCCGATCCAGAAAGACGGATATGATCTGGTGCTCGGGTCAAGGGTTCTCGGCGAATGCGAAAAGGGCGCGCTCCGGCCGCCTGTGCTCTTCGGCAACTGGCTTGCGACAACATTGATGAGGCTCTTTTACGGTTTCAGATACACTGACCTCGGCCCGTTCAGAGCCATAAAGTTCGATAAACTCCTTACCCTTGACGTCAGGGACAATCTCGGATGGACACTCGAGATGCAGATAAAGGCTGTCAAGAAAAGATACAGGATACTTGAGGTTCCTGTAAGTTACCGTAAAGGCGAGGGAAAATCAAAATTAACAGGAAATATAAAGGGAATATTCAAGGTCGGCTTCAAGATCTTGTGGAATATCTTTAAATATCTTTTTACTGATCGATAA
- a CDS encoding ribulose-phosphate 3-epimerase: MIKIAPSILSADFARLGDEIKAAEKAGADLIHIDVMDGHFVPNITIGPLVVKAARKSTSLPLDVHLMIEDPDKYIDDFADSGADIITVHAESCVHLHRTIQKIKERKVKAAVSFNPSTSLHELEFILPYLDMVLLMSVNPGFGGQKFIPESLQKIEMLKNILLDRDSKAEIEVDGGVTVDNVAEVHKAGADIVVMGSAFYNSKDYAETVRLVRERCK, from the coding sequence ATGATAAAGATAGCGCCGTCAATATTGTCCGCTGATTTTGCAAGGCTTGGAGATGAGATAAAGGCTGCTGAGAAAGCAGGGGCTGACCTCATTCACATTGATGTAATGGACGGGCATTTTGTCCCTAATATCACCATAGGCCCGCTTGTTGTAAAAGCTGCCAGGAAGAGCACATCCCTGCCGCTTGATGTGCATCTCATGATAGAAGACCCTGATAAATATATTGATGACTTTGCTGACAGCGGGGCGGATATCATAACCGTGCATGCGGAGTCATGCGTGCACCTGCACAGGACGATACAGAAGATAAAGGAGCGCAAGGTGAAGGCAGCCGTCTCTTTTAACCCATCGACCTCTCTGCACGAACTGGAGTTCATACTGCCTTACCTTGACATGGTGCTTCTCATGTCTGTCAACCCCGGGTTCGGCGGGCAGAAGTTCATACCCGAGTCCTTGCAGAAGATAGAGATGCTGAAGAACATACTGCTTGACAGGGATTCAAAGGCTGAGATAGAGGTGGACGGCGGTGTCACTGTTGATAATGTGGCTGAAGTGCACAAGGCAGGCGCGGATATAGTCGTCATGGGAAGCGCGTTCTACAATTCAAAGGACTACGCTGAGACAGTCAGGCTTGTCAGGGAAAGGTGCAAGTGA
- a CDS encoding DUF116 domain-containing protein: MTNRLLRWLFFKAGFPVIVIWGWLFRIDSRRVQGILIRINNSLVRKCWKGPVKTLLLLLPHCLQRSECSIRITFDVNNCERCGKCPVSELIDVADKHGLKLSVATGGGIARRTVDNVKPDAVVAVACERDLISGIRDIHPLPTLGVLNERPFGPCFNTRVDIELVRKAIAFFAG, translated from the coding sequence ATGACAAACCGGCTGCTTAGATGGCTCTTCTTTAAGGCAGGGTTTCCCGTGATAGTTATATGGGGATGGCTCTTCAGGATAGACAGCAGAAGGGTGCAGGGGATATTGATAAGGATAAATAATAGTCTTGTCAGGAAGTGCTGGAAAGGGCCTGTCAAAACGCTCCTTCTTCTGCTCCCCCACTGCCTGCAGAGAAGCGAATGCAGCATAAGGATCACATTTGACGTCAACAACTGCGAACGGTGCGGCAAATGCCCGGTGTCAGAGCTTATCGATGTCGCTGACAAGCATGGCCTGAAGCTCTCGGTCGCAACCGGCGGCGGCATCGCAAGGAGAACGGTTGACAATGTCAAACCCGATGCCGTGGTGGCTGTTGCCTGCGAACGCGACCTCATAAGCGGGATACGGGACATCCACCCTCTGCCCACACTCGGTGTGCTTAACGAGAGGCCTTTCGGCCCGTGTTTTAATACCCGGGTTGATATAGAACTTGTCAGGAAGGCTATAGCTTTTTTCGCCGGGTAA
- a CDS encoding MEKHLA domain-containing protein: protein MKEKKQTDQSDIMSLSALQIIDAMGDGISVQDTDFKVLYQNQAHKNMVGGDCTGEFCYRVYAHSDSVCKGCPVEASFKDGNVHTLIKKVPGDRSVTDVEIKASLLRDSSGSIIAGIEIVRDITDHVRADDKLAESEARYRELFDNAHDMIQSVGPDGKFIYVNNAWLKTMGYTMEELQGITMFDLIDPACMGHCMDLFRKVMSGEPQKNIEAVFIAKDGHKIEVEGNVGCRIIDGKPNATHGIFRDITERKKSEYALIFNEERYRSLVESTEDSIYLLDRDYKYLFMNKHHLSRLGLSEDGYAGKGYGDLHSAEDTESFTRLIDRVCETGESSQQEYKYKGIKGDKHFIRTLSPVKDKDGKVTAVTVLSKDITARKRFEFELQMNEERYRSLVESTEDSIYLVDKNYKYLFMNKKHISRMGLLDYDFKDHSYLELHSPKETKEFIKLIDEVFDTGLSIQMDHKSARDDMYFLRTLSPVKDKDGKVIAVTVISKNISDRKRMEEELRTLSITDELTGLYNRRGFLMLAGQQLKLANRLKRGVLIFYADLDDLKIINDRYGHQEGDGAIFETANILKDVFRESDIIARIGGDEFVVFPVHTTGYSTETLSARFREHLRVYNMKRAAPYDLSISIGIAYYEKCSHSIEELLVQADKLMYEQKKEKQKK from the coding sequence ATGAAAGAAAAAAAGCAGACCGATCAATCCGATATCATGTCCCTTTCCGCCCTCCAGATCATTGATGCAATGGGTGACGGCATCAGCGTTCAGGATACTGATTTCAAGGTGCTGTACCAGAATCAGGCTCATAAGAATATGGTCGGGGGCGATTGCACAGGAGAATTTTGTTACAGGGTTTATGCGCACTCTGACAGCGTCTGCAAAGGTTGTCCGGTAGAGGCTTCTTTCAAGGATGGCAATGTCCACACACTTATCAAAAAAGTCCCGGGAGACAGGAGTGTCACAGATGTTGAGATCAAGGCATCACTGCTGAGAGATTCGTCCGGCAGCATAATAGCGGGCATTGAGATCGTCAGGGACATCACTGACCATGTTCGCGCTGATGATAAGCTTGCGGAGAGCGAGGCGCGATACAGGGAGCTCTTTGATAATGCCCATGATATGATCCAGAGCGTCGGCCCTGACGGGAAGTTCATATATGTTAATAACGCCTGGCTCAAGACGATGGGCTATACGATGGAGGAACTTCAGGGTATCACCATGTTCGACCTCATAGACCCGGCCTGCATGGGCCACTGCATGGATCTCTTCAGGAAGGTGATGTCAGGCGAGCCGCAGAAGAATATTGAAGCTGTTTTTATTGCCAAAGACGGGCATAAGATAGAGGTTGAAGGCAATGTGGGCTGCCGCATCATTGACGGGAAACCGAATGCTACCCATGGGATATTCAGGGATATCACAGAACGGAAAAAGTCGGAATATGCACTGATATTCAACGAGGAGCGGTACCGCTCGCTTGTGGAATCGACAGAGGATTCCATTTATCTTCTTGACAGAGACTATAAATATCTCTTTATGAACAAGCACCATTTATCCAGGCTGGGGCTGTCAGAGGATGGATATGCGGGCAAAGGCTATGGGGATCTTCATTCGGCAGAAGATACGGAATCTTTTACCAGGCTGATAGACAGGGTATGCGAGACCGGTGAGTCTTCCCAGCAGGAGTATAAGTATAAAGGTATCAAAGGCGATAAACACTTTATCAGAACCCTTAGCCCTGTAAAAGACAAGGACGGCAAAGTTACCGCAGTTACTGTCCTGTCAAAGGACATAACTGCCCGCAAGCGGTTCGAGTTCGAGCTTCAGATGAATGAAGAGAGGTACCGGTCGCTTGTTGAATCCACGGAGGATTCGATATATCTTGTTGACAAGAATTACAAATACCTTTTTATGAACAAGAAGCATATATCGAGAATGGGGCTTCTGGATTATGATTTCAAAGATCATTCTTATCTTGAACTTCACTCTCCCAAAGAGACAAAGGAGTTCATAAAGCTGATTGATGAGGTATTTGATACAGGCCTCTCTATCCAGATGGATCACAAAAGTGCGAGAGATGATATGTATTTCCTCAGGACACTTAGCCCGGTAAAAGACAAGGACGGCAAGGTCATCGCCGTCACGGTGATCTCCAAAAATATTTCTGACAGGAAGAGGATGGAGGAAGAGCTCCGCACTCTCTCCATTACAGATGAACTTACAGGCCTTTATAACAGGAGAGGATTTCTCATGCTTGCCGGCCAGCAGCTTAAGCTGGCGAACCGCCTGAAGAGAGGGGTGCTCATCTTTTACGCGGACCTTGACGACCTGAAGATCATAAATGACAGGTACGGGCATCAGGAAGGCGACGGCGCCATTTTTGAGACTGCCAATATTCTAAAGGATGTATTCAGGGAGTCTGATATCATCGCCCGTATCGGCGGCGATGAGTTTGTAGTATTTCCCGTTCACACCACCGGCTACAGCACGGAAACACTCAGCGCCAGGTTCAGGGAACATCTCAGAGTTTATAATATGAAAAGAGCTGCCCCGTATGATCTCTCGATCAGCATAGGGATCGCGTATTATGAAAAGTGCAGCCATTCCATTGAGGAACTGCTCGTCCAGGCTGACAAGCTGATGTATGAACAGAAGAAGGAGAAGCAGAAGAAATAA
- the xseA gene encoding exodeoxyribonuclease VII large subunit, with protein MEILSLYELNQLIRSVLEGSFPETFLVTAEIASCDVKNHCYLSLVDKENDVIRAEIKAVIWADKYKKLSAAFTQATGAGLTKGIKILFEASIGFHERYGLKLNIVNIDPSYTIGEMAVKRKEILERLVKEGIKDRNKELEFPLVPQKIGIVSSSTAAGYEDLMTHLANNSYGYKFTCRLYEALMQGDRAEESVVAALQKCISDASHLDVVVIVRGGGGQADLQCFDSYEIAKSIAFLPVPVISGIGHERDITVVDEVSNMRAKTPTAVADLIITRVKDFEDRLDSLTHNLVHGAQRLTSDERERISTLSKNLEAAVRKEQLDNAFKLDLFVKGLKYSLKLIQSEKERLRSREDNVGHLNPANVLKRGYSITYHNGKAISSASDAEAGDVLRTVLHKGELTSIVEKQSRRKAHG; from the coding sequence GTGGAGATACTTTCTCTATACGAACTGAATCAGCTCATCAGGTCTGTTCTTGAAGGTTCATTTCCTGAGACGTTCCTTGTCACTGCCGAGATAGCCTCATGCGATGTAAAGAACCACTGCTACCTCTCTCTTGTGGATAAAGAGAATGATGTAATCCGCGCTGAGATCAAGGCTGTCATCTGGGCTGATAAATACAAGAAGCTCTCCGCGGCATTCACGCAGGCCACAGGCGCAGGGCTTACCAAGGGGATCAAGATACTCTTTGAAGCCTCGATAGGTTTTCATGAAAGATACGGGCTCAAGCTCAATATAGTAAACATAGACCCCTCCTACACCATCGGCGAGATGGCTGTAAAGAGGAAAGAGATATTGGAGAGGCTTGTCAAAGAGGGGATAAAAGACAGGAACAAAGAGCTTGAATTCCCGCTTGTCCCGCAGAAGATAGGCATCGTCTCTTCATCAACAGCAGCGGGTTATGAAGACCTGATGACGCACCTGGCCAACAACTCTTATGGATATAAATTCACATGCAGATTATACGAAGCGCTGATGCAGGGCGACAGGGCTGAAGAGTCGGTTGTGGCCGCGCTTCAGAAGTGCATCTCAGACGCTTCACATCTGGATGTTGTCGTCATAGTGAGAGGCGGCGGCGGACAGGCTGACCTCCAGTGTTTTGACAGTTACGAGATCGCAAAATCTATCGCATTTCTTCCTGTTCCGGTTATCTCAGGCATAGGCCATGAGCGTGACATCACCGTAGTTGACGAGGTCTCAAACATGCGCGCCAAGACGCCGACCGCCGTAGCAGACTTGATAATCACAAGGGTGAAAGATTTTGAGGACAGGCTTGATTCATTGACGCATAATCTTGTTCACGGCGCTCAGCGGCTTACATCAGATGAGAGAGAGAGGATATCTACTCTCTCAAAAAACCTTGAGGCAGCCGTCAGGAAAGAGCAGCTTGATAACGCGTTTAAACTTGATCTTTTTGTGAAAGGTTTAAAATATTCACTCAAGTTGATACAGTCTGAAAAGGAAAGGCTCCGCTCCAGAGAGGACAATGTGGGCCATCTCAATCCGGCTAATGTGCTTAAACGGGGATACAGTATTACATACCACAACGGCAAAGCGATAAGCTCAGCATCTGACGCAGAGGCAGGAGACGTATTGCGGACAGTTCTGCATAAGGGCGAATTGACAAGCATAGTTGAAAAGCAAAGCAGGAGGAAGGCTCAT
- the def gene encoding peptide deformylase: protein MAVLPIIKYPDKVLMKKTSPVRKFDDELQDLINNMIETMYAAPGVGLAANQVGVSKQVLVIDASTEDEDIPLITLINPVLVFSEGEIEMEEGCLSLPGFYTVVRRSERVVVKALDRESNEIEVEGTGLLSRALQHEIDHLNGALLIDRIGRIRKDFFKKRFLKERKKEKAGL, encoded by the coding sequence ATGGCTGTGCTCCCTATAATAAAATACCCTGATAAGGTATTGATGAAGAAGACATCTCCTGTCAGGAAGTTTGACGATGAGCTGCAGGATCTTATCAATAATATGATAGAGACGATGTATGCCGCTCCCGGAGTCGGGCTCGCGGCCAATCAGGTCGGGGTCTCCAAACAGGTTCTGGTAATTGACGCAAGCACGGAGGATGAAGATATCCCGCTTATCACGCTCATTAATCCTGTGCTGGTCTTTTCCGAGGGAGAGATCGAGATGGAGGAGGGGTGCCTAAGCCTGCCGGGATTTTATACGGTTGTGCGCAGGTCTGAAAGGGTGGTTGTGAAGGCGCTGGACAGGGAGAGCAATGAGATAGAGGTTGAGGGCACAGGGCTTTTATCCAGGGCGCTTCAGCATGAGATCGACCATCTGAACGGCGCCTTGCTCATAGACAGGATAGGCCGCATCAGGAAGGATTTTTTCAAAAAACGCTTTCTTAAAGAGAGAAAGAAAGAGAAGGCAGGCCTTTAA
- the thiD gene encoding bifunctional hydroxymethylpyrimidine kinase/phosphomethylpyrimidine kinase — protein MKTALTIAGSDPTGGAGLQADLKVFMSLGVYGLSIPSVLTAQNTRGVHDVHEVPADFFSKQMGHLLDDIRPDALKTGMIYSPEIVRLIAQNIKEHSLHNLVIDPVTVSSTGVPLIKEGTLEAIKEILFPLAKVVTPNLYEVSLLTGMEVIEEDEMKDAAVKLMQFGPENVIITGGHLQGRAMDLLFDGDDFFMLEGGRVEGDFHGTGCVFSSVITASLALGYNVKESMAKAKAFTLKAIESAETFGGGLRILGI, from the coding sequence ATGAAAACCGCCCTTACAATAGCTGGCTCTGACCCTACAGGCGGCGCGGGACTACAGGCTGACCTGAAGGTATTTATGTCTCTCGGCGTTTACGGCCTTAGTATTCCGTCAGTGCTTACGGCGCAGAACACAAGAGGGGTGCATGATGTGCATGAGGTGCCTGCTGATTTTTTCTCAAAACAGATGGGCCATCTTCTCGATGATATCCGTCCGGATGCCCTTAAGACAGGCATGATATATTCTCCTGAGATCGTCCGGTTGATAGCCCAAAATATCAAAGAACACTCTTTGCATAACCTTGTCATCGATCCTGTGACCGTCTCTTCGACCGGTGTTCCTCTTATTAAAGAAGGCACGCTTGAAGCGATCAAAGAGATTTTGTTTCCTCTTGCAAAGGTGGTGACGCCTAATTTATACGAGGTCTCTCTTCTAACCGGCATGGAGGTCATTGAAGAGGATGAAATGAAGGATGCAGCTGTCAAACTCATGCAGTTCGGCCCTGAGAACGTGATAATCACAGGCGGGCATCTTCAGGGAAGGGCTATGGACCTGCTCTTTGACGGGGATGATTTTTTCATGCTTGAAGGCGGCAGGGTTGAAGGAGATTTTCACGGCACCGGATGCGTCTTTTCATCTGTCATAACGGCAAGCCTTGCGCTCGGATACAATGTAAAGGAGTCCATGGCCAAGGCAAAGGCGTTTACACTGAAGGCTATTGAGAGCGCTGAGACATTCGGCGGCGGGCTGAGGATTCTGGGGATATAA
- a CDS encoding PASTA domain-containing protein yields MFKNFIRLLSYFTGFILLAAAAFFLVYKLLNFNKVILPSLTGRSISEARELLEPGGLSLMIEGEEYDADIPKGHIIRQDIPAGEKVKAGSEIKAITSKGVEMYSMPSFEGQVFEDAKLTLLNLGMNAGKVTKVHSDSVEKGMIIAQRPLPGNVQSSKVNFLVSLGPYEVSYLCPSFIKMTLYDAGKLADMLGIDLVEQEEGSIIIFQKPEAGAAIRRGDSIEVTLGRREGVWF; encoded by the coding sequence ATGTTTAAAAATTTCATCAGGCTTCTTTCATATTTCACCGGTTTTATCCTCCTTGCGGCAGCGGCCTTCTTTCTGGTATATAAGCTTCTGAATTTCAACAAGGTCATTCTCCCGTCTCTCACAGGCAGGAGCATTTCCGAGGCGCGGGAACTTCTTGAGCCGGGAGGATTGTCGCTCATGATCGAGGGCGAGGAATATGATGCCGACATCCCGAAAGGTCATATTATCCGGCAGGACATTCCTGCCGGAGAAAAGGTCAAGGCGGGAAGCGAGATAAAGGCCATCACAAGCAAAGGGGTTGAAATGTATTCCATGCCCTCTTTTGAAGGGCAGGTTTTTGAAGACGCGAAGCTGACGCTTCTAAATCTCGGGATGAATGCCGGCAAGGTTACAAAGGTGCATTCTGACTCTGTGGAAAAGGGCATGATAATCGCGCAGAGGCCTTTGCCCGGCAATGTGCAGAGCAGCAAGGTGAACTTTCTTGTGAGCCTCGGGCCGTACGAGGTTTCCTACTTATGCCCTTCATTTATCAAGATGACCCTTTATGATGCCGGAAAACTGGCTGATATGTTAGGCATAGATCTTGTCGAACAGGAAGAGGGCAGTATCATAATATTCCAGAAACCTGAGGCAGGAGCCGCTATCAGGAGGGGCGATTCAATTGAGGTTACGCTTGGACGGCGCGAGGGTGTTTGGTTTTAA
- a CDS encoding methionyl-tRNA formyltransferase — MNIVFFGTPEFAVPSLKALLDNKHQVLAVVTQPDRPCGRGRHIAHSPVKAAAHEAGLIIIQPEKVRDPGFVEELSKVGSDVIVTAAYGQILPPAILHLPEKGCINVHASLLPKYRGASPINRAVINGDKETGVTTMMMDEGMDTGDMLLQKRTLIFSHDTAGSLSERLSIVGAELLILTLKKLEEGSIAPQPQTGEASFAPLLKKSDGIIQWERPAAELYNFIRGMNPWPCAYTFLEDDMIKILGSERIDGEGEAGVIFRVSKKEMLVGTGKGLLSIIEVQAPGKRPMDIMAFLQGRRIQEGVRFHDKPAA, encoded by the coding sequence TTGAATATCGTTTTTTTCGGCACACCTGAATTCGCAGTCCCGTCACTTAAGGCACTTCTGGATAATAAACATCAGGTGCTCGCCGTAGTAACCCAGCCTGACAGGCCCTGCGGACGCGGAAGGCATATCGCACATTCTCCCGTGAAGGCTGCGGCTCATGAAGCAGGGCTTATAATTATCCAGCCGGAGAAGGTTCGTGATCCGGGTTTTGTTGAAGAACTGAGTAAGGTCGGATCTGATGTGATAGTTACCGCGGCGTACGGCCAGATACTGCCTCCTGCAATACTGCACCTGCCTGAGAAAGGATGCATCAATGTTCACGCGTCTTTGCTTCCGAAATACCGCGGCGCGTCACCGATCAACCGGGCTGTCATCAATGGCGACAAAGAGACAGGCGTAACAACCATGATGATGGATGAAGGGATGGATACGGGTGATATGCTGCTTCAGAAAAGGACTCTGATATTTTCGCATGACACAGCAGGAAGCCTGTCTGAGAGGCTCTCTATTGTCGGCGCTGAACTCCTTATCCTCACCCTGAAAAAATTGGAGGAAGGCAGCATCGCGCCGCAGCCTCAGACAGGGGAAGCCTCTTTCGCGCCGCTTCTTAAAAAGAGCGACGGCATCATTCAATGGGAAAGGCCGGCAGCGGAGCTGTACAATTTTATAAGGGGCATGAACCCGTGGCCATGCGCTTACACTTTTCTTGAAGATGATATGATAAAGATATTAGGATCAGAAAGAATCGACGGCGAAGGAGAGGCAGGGGTGATATTCAGGGTCAGCAAGAAAGAGATGCTTGTAGGAACGGGAAAAGGGCTGCTCTCCATAATCGAGGTTCAGGCTCCGGGCAAACGTCCGATGGATATAATGGCTTTTTTGCAGGGCCGGCGCATTCAGGAAGGGGTGAGGTTTCATGACAAACCGGCTGCTTAG